The window tcctgtcccgttgtccaagggacaacagtggcacagtttgtttgaagagacggtGTATGCTGTTCTATTAACATGCGTAGTaaggggcccattatggacattggttataacgaccacaaaaacgcaagtttgatacatttaagtaccataaaatcagtatttcaatgaacttttgtcccctggacaactaatcgtaaccatggcaacgagtgacggtaaaaagttgattcacccaactgcgtcgaaatatcgggagctcattcaaaacaatttaaaagttCCACACCAACCTCTACACTTGCGTTACCGCCAGTTCAAGCCCGCTGTGCCAAAAGCAATTACAGCGGCAGGTGACTGAGGCCTCAGCTCGTTGGGTGACTTCTCCATCCAGTGCAGGattaaatcaattaaatttaCAGAAATCTTCCATAATCTAGACTGCAAACAAGAGTAGCAACTACTGCAGCAATAACTGTAACTGAAACTAACACTGGTGGCTGATTAATTGTCATTGTTAATTAGGTATTGTTGCTAACTTAATGACTTCCTTGTCACaggaaaaatgtatatttaagaCCTTtgtaaaaacgttatttttgtatagaaatttCAGTTCTATACAAACATAAGCAGTGTCACAATGTACTTTGTGTTATCCTAGCATAACTATCCTATCCTAGCCAGCTAAactgggataagggcaggaagaagaagaagaagatgtatTTTGTGATTCGTTTCTTAGGTAGTTTAATAACCCTTTATAAGtcatcaaaaatgctcaaaacaagtttgcatttaaaaaacctTTACGTgttttctttgctagcagaatgaaaaattcATAATAACATATACTTATTAAGCTCTATAGCTTGGCTTGTATAGAAAGCACGTAAAGTTTTTTTGTCGTTGtttatgaatatattataagtaatataattatgtaactcAATTGTCAGCACTGTAACTACTAATATTATCGTCAGTGTAATacttaatattagtttagtacctattttactaaCAATTTATACCTCAATCCGAAGGCAATgccacttataaattattagtttataaatcctagtgggaattgtctcaggatgtaggttgcacttataatgtaaaaaaccggccaagagcatgtcgggccacgctcagtgtagggttccgtagttactcttccgtcacaataagctcaactggagcttaaagtatagtaaaatgttaaccaagggatgaaacggtacctttcacctgagttaaacaaataggcaaatttgcataatcagtacctaattaaaataagtctttttactatgaagggaaaactttttgcgataactcaaaaacagctaaactgatcatgtccgctatagttttcatttaatgtctttcttaaactctacttccacgatttttttcatattttttggacctatggttcaaaagttagaggggggggggacacatttattttttctttcggaacgattatctccgaatatattcactttatcaaaaagtgTTTCTTGAAagcccctattagttttgaaagacctttccaacgataccccacactctagggttgaagcgaaaaaaaaattcacccccactttacgtgtaggggaggtaccctaaaaaaaattaattttttagattttattgtacgactttgtcggctttattgatttatatatccatgccaaatttcagctttctagcactaacgaccacggagcaaagccttggacagacagacaaacagacagacagacagacggacatggcgaaactataagggttccgttttatgccatttggctacggaaccctaaaaacaaatatcctcttttctgtatcatctgcctatgtctgtttttttccccaataaagaaaataaaataaaatatatttatatgtatgtatgtatgtatgtatgtatggtatgtaattgtattatttttggttGTTGCTTGTACCTAAAGTatcaccgcccacaatctctctgctttgcctaaaggttgacttgGTAGTGAATGCCTCagggcattaagtccgccttttgtactataaggttttcttttgtgcaataaagattaattaaatatatatataatggtttcgggaattatgcaaaattgaaccctatcagtttaaaataaagttcaaaatcagggGCGACATATATTCCGTGACGCCATATTTGAAATCTGCACGTATTCTTAAAATGTCACTATACGCAGAGAATTGCATCTTTCATCTCTGTTATTTGGTAGACACCACTTAAAACGGCTAAACCAGAGTAAGTATCTgttaaataagtttaaatttcgCGGTAGCAGGTCAAGCTTGTATGGAATCAGATCGGTTTGCAAAGATTTGTTACTGCCTCGCTGTCACTTTGCCGTTTTCAaaggtagttttaaatactcaGCAACAAAATGCTAGCAGAATAACTTACCGCCACCtatcaaaaatttaatataatttgtacttttaaattaaaactcaaacaacaaCTTCTAGAATTTCCAAGCACGCTACCTCCTGGTACTAAAGTAAAACCGTCGTATCTGTAGTGGTCGAAATCATACTTATGCGCCATTTAACTTTGTTAATCtcagtacctacttatagtaaaattattacattcatgttatttatttcctcaATATATGCCTACtccctctgccttataaagCTTAAATATGACccgtaatttaattataataattttgtaggtaagtcacctgcaataatacgttacacaacgaaggccgcaaaaatatctgacacgatcttatttgtagagaGCCATAAcagcgtgtcacatatttttgcggccttcgaatAGTATGTTTATTATTGCAGCCCGCGTAgccgtgcctatcgttcacgctccgtggcgaacgaaacgcaactgtcacagtcgcattAATAAAGAAGAGAGATAGAGAGacatgactacgatacgctacggagcgttaacgaatGTAACGTTGCCTACCCGGCCAGGTGTCTGTACCTACCTAAGTGTATACTCTGGCGTACCCAGTTTGTTATTAGAAAAAgccggcaaattaaaaaaaatgtaggttagAATGGTTGTCCTCCTCCCATATAGAAAATTCGTGATTTTCTACTCACAAACTGGGTGTGCCAGAGTATAGGTACCAGCCTATTAAATACCTGTAGGCATATTGCAGGGCTGGCTTATGGTCCAAATCCCAATCGAATATATTCCAAACATCTGAATCTTGACCCTCCTACATAGAAGTACGTATGTAGGGGAGGTCTgggggtctagccaagatgacaatcgtatatcgacaaataccaaacgaaaagaaaaaaaagtatcgggatgacagatgctacaataagtcacgtgactatttgcatacattatttaagtctCTATgcattttctatcaacgattgtcattttggctaggcctccagggtgcctagccaagctATCAATCGttcgctctgtagcgaacgaTACGGTAATCTCTCTCTAACACTCTTCCATATCAGTTGCTTTGCTACGCACCCAGGTTCTCTGCAGCGACTGCAGCTGTGCCAGCGAAACTCCCCGTTATACGCCAAGTATCTAGGTGTGTAGATAAGaggccaatcgttaacgctccgtagcgaacaaaatgcttctctctctgtcgcactaatattgaagagtgatagagagaggactacgctacgctacggagcatcTTGTCTACGTACCTTGATCTCGTAGGTGCTAATGCTAACAATACCCACACTTCGACGGATCGAACTTCCCCGCACTGGAAAAGTTAGGAAACTAAGTAACTAGGCCAAGAAAAGTACACAAtaacatgttttatttactatttacttaATGGTTCACAATAAAAGTAGGAATACAAAAAGTAAGTTCCGCAATAAAAACATGAAACCACGATTCGCATTTCATAATTCTTCTAGCCTTTCAAATCACAAGTTACATCAATCTCCTTCTTGTTGAGCCATGACTGCTCCCAAACCTTAGAATGGCATGTGAACTCCTCACCATTGGCAGGCTCTACGGTGAATGTAAGACGAGTTATCAGACCGGAAACCACCTGGGAAGTTACTTTTGTTACTTTGATTTGCTTAGCTTTAATTGGTCCACCAGGATTGGTCTCGCTAAACTTTTCAAGCGATTCTTGTGCCAATTTTTTGTACTTTTCGGTATTTGGATCTTGTTCCGTTTCTCCGCCAGGAATTTGTCTCTTCACTTTACTTTTCTGTTGATTAACATTGCAATTTACGTCAATTTCTTTCTTATTCAGCCACGCCTGTTCTAAGATCTCAGAATGACACGTAATAATATCTCCATTAGCAGGGGTTACAGTGAAATCAATACGCGTTTTGAAGCCACCAACAACTTGTCTGGTCACTCTGGTTACTTTGAGGTCTTTGACATCTATTTGGCCGCCTGGGTTAGTCACGCGGTACTTTTCAAACGATTCTTGCGCCAATTCCTTGTATTTTGGGTCATTAGGGTCTTGCAATTGTTCACCGCCAGGCACTTGTCGCTTCACTTTACTTTCCTCCTGAAATACAAAGAGAAattgttattagttttttttaaacattgttgtTGTTTATCTCTCGTTTATTCCAAAAGCGGAATCTTGAGTTATGCGTAATGGTGGGCCAGACATTTATAGATTCGGCGAATATTCGTGTTGATGTCTCTTTCATTTTCCTTGGGTAACGAGAGACACTATTACTAATATTCGCCGAATCCCGATATGTGTGATAGCAGCCTAAGAAGTGCAATAAACTTTCTGCCGAGTGCTTAACGAGACAAATAATTTTACCTCGCCACCACAAGTGACTAGTTGGTACATACTAGCTAGAAAACATAGGGAAATTAAATTCAACAtacgcttttaaatatttatcatttaaaatgaTTACTTAGACTCGTACATTTTTAGCCACAATTGGTCTtggtcaaaaaatatttttgatagatTTAAACCAAGACAAttttgcaacgattttgatagcacacgcagtgcaactTACTTTCCTTTCCATGCGTCTCGCTAgaactaatatgcgagtacgagcgagatgcatagaaagtaagaaACACTTGCtaacgaatatgtcagtgtcaaactggtggtagccgtataGGTTCATcggatgaagtggaactgctgatgatgctcagaacggaacttttcaacgatgcatagtttacatttggcgatttgtccttttcgttatgtttgttaggttaggtttataagacattttttttttgtcaaggtTGAGTTCTGATGATGAACTCCACGAGGAATTGACGTAGCTACTCAAATCTCTAAAGCAttcatatagtgatttttgtaagTTCATgaacaaataaatcatttacaaagtgacatttgataaaATGGAGCTGCTCATGATGATCAGAACGAAACTCGTCAACGGTGCATAGTTCAGGTTTAGTGAgttatgtttgttaagcaaGTTAGTTATTCTATTAAAATTTTTGTCGAGCtcgagttctgatgatgggatccatgaagaatcgagggaactcctcaaattttAAAGCgatgttttttagtttttatctaaaaactaagcatttacatttaaatagttctacatatttacatatttggtATAATAGACTGCTCATGCAGATCAGAATGTAACTTCTCTACGAGAAATATATTTGGAATTAGAAGTCTAATTTTTATGAGATGCACTatggttgtaaataattaaatggcatttcaaactgttttgtgaagtcgtttttttctattaattaacattattgaatacTCAGTACAATGTCTATTCAGAAAATACGGAAATTTATTTGTGAGTCCGACCCTAAAGACCtaagttttaagtttaaatGTTATGCTAAAGAATTTCGTACATGCCGCCCGCCTGTGGCTGTCTCTATTGGCCACGCATAGTTATATTGCtatcccgcccatgatgccggtcaTCTATGTCACTGTGCGAACTTGACAGCAGTATGAAATAGCAAGCGTGCaaaagagatagcaacaggtggGTCAATGTCCGAAAATCTATAAGGAAAGCGTCTCCGTCTTATCATGGCGATTTAAATGCTTTATCACTGTTCTTCCTTTTTGAACGGTAATACATATTTGTAGTACATACCTACTTTTAGGATCCACCTTTGACTATGCGTTGatgttgttaaaaaaataccacAATTTTAAAGGAAAGACATAGACAATAAagatataaattaaactaaatatatacTACAGTCAAACCCGAATAAGATAGaaccgtacccctagtgtaactaaattcgattttgaaacgtgacgtacgcgtttgcgtttagtctcattttgtatgggtttttgaacagcgcgccaagcgggacgttttggaaagtcaaaaatctcatacaaaatgacacttaacgcaaacgcgttcgtcattatgatgtcgatcaaagttacactaggggtactggataAACGAGAAAACTCTACTAGCGAGAATAATTATAAGGTCCCGTCATTTTTTCCCTAGATTCCCTCTATTAGCGAAAGATACAAACCTCTTTAAGAGAGGGTCGTTTCTCCCGTTCGAACCTCTGTTTCAGAGGGTGTCTCTCCCTTGGCCTCTATAAGCGAGAGTCCTGTGTGTTAACAGTTATTTTTGATACTTTCTAAATTTCGTGGATCTGACGCGCACGTGGTGCACTGCACTTgacaatttttaaattgtttataacTAAAGAAGGGGTCTTAGGTTATTGTTTTTGATCCTTTTGAGAAAACCAAATGTGCGTCTTGAACCAATATTTACGATCAAACTTGCTCAGTCCCTAAGTACTGATTGTATATAATGGTTGAAcacaggggcggattaagaaggcgcggggcccttagcacaataactcgcggggcccccctggtaaaaaaaaaaggctaactgcgagtcgggctcgcaccccgaggattcagtaccatcacaacatttttacaatgtttaaattgttttcgACTTGTGCTGGAACTAGTTTTTATCATGTTaattatgcagtgtatttttctttattatcacACCAAGTTTGAGGTCTGTATTTTATAACCGTAATATGtagatatacataaaaaaaaaacatataagtaaGCTCAACCGTTATAAATGATAAATACGAAAcgatgatgtaatcctgttatccctcaggGACATAGGGCACGCAGAAGAACTTGCCGTTAGTCGCGATCCTGAGAGGCTACTTCTCAACTGATCGCCCAAGTCCAAGCAGGGTCTCTGCTGGCAATCAATTGGCAGTCGACGGTCGGGGCGGCCTCGTACCTTGAAATTTATATCTCTATTGTCGTTATACCTACTACCTATATGAAAATCGTAATTATTTGGTTTTTGTTCTAATACCGGTACTCTATACAAAAACCGTGTTCATTAAATCTGTCGTTCAGTGTGCTCTATTGTATGACCCATACCAGGTAGACAGTCGAAATTTACACCAAGTGTGTATTTCTATTGCAGctgtaacaaataataaatataaaataaaattgtagttttttttaaacgaaacaTCTGTATATCGTCTTTTAAAATCGGGatattttccatatttatttattttcatattgttttatttttcatttacattTAGGCATTTCAAAAGAGCCTAATCTTAGTgaggttgcgttattttatcagaGTACCTTTCctcacccctataatggaacaggtaatgggatggtatagacaaatcctgtaaaacaagtatttaccatcagtttttaatcgctagcaacattttaccataagcaAGAGCTAAAGAGCTGCttgagtttaatttttcattgatatttgttagttcgaaaatgaatggcgccatacatcccatgactgaaGCAAAAAACCAATTTTGGgttaataattttgaaaccaattgcagtagctttcatttaaTAATTGCAATAGCTTTAATTTTAGGatgctatttaatttaatttagtttattttttatgtaatgtaattgtaAATATGATGTGTAAATGTATCATGTATATGGAAAcaattttctggattaaatttcattaattcattcattcattaaatacatagaaaacataaaggccAAATTGGGCatacaacttttaaagcgtaaagcggtagaaattttacaagtgtcggtgaaatatcaaaatactctaaattttcccttaaatgtcccatgattggtgccgttaacatatatacTTTCTTCTTATAACATATATACTActaccttcggttttcatcatcagatcaggtcgaTCCTTGAAGGGTCACCGATTTTTCCCTAGTACGCgaaattttaacaacaaaatatgTTGAGAAATGGGCAAACAAATAATttgcaaaatttgaaaacaacttacgaCAACCgcatgtatttaagtaagcaTGTTGGGATACTGTTTAATaacattcaataataataagttaaataaaagcttgtataaataGGTGAAACGTGAAGCTGGTAGGAATGTAGGATGTATCAGGGAACTGGGAACCAATTGCCAAGTGAGTAAAAAAACGAGCCCAAAAGCTGAGTCTCGCCTATTTCGCTGCGTTCCCGTGCGAAACTGATAGCAAAGCTGCAAGAATAAAAGCGATGCCCTAGTGTGAGCGAGTCtgtaggccgagctccgtataaggaCGGAAGCCCGTAGCGTTctagaacagagtttggaatgaAACCAATGTGAactcggctcgcctgctgctcggccttcaTTCTCGCTCGAAAGTACGACTCATGGGATCATTTGGTTTTCCGGCCCTGATGGGATGGGATGGGATTCCGGCCCGGCGGATGCAGGGCTTAACATTCGGCGTACGCGGAGCCCCgctattttcttttttcaacactttgacaattaggttgGTTCGATCACGATCACGGCTTTCAACTCCGCATATTTTGGACTCCCAGCCGGCCGGAGGAACCTCCCACTGCCGCAAAGCTGGccatcatccttccttgctttccACCAGTTTGTTTTTTAACACAACTACTTTTGTTCGTCTCCGAGCTCTGCTCTTTCCTGTAGCTTAGCCATGCACGAAAGCTTTGagacactctgcaccttcggtttaAGTATGTGAAACTCTGCTCCCGGTCTTTGCATAAGCCTTAAAACTCAATGCATTCCTCAACCTTACAAACTTGGTAtcgtaataaagaaaaatttgtcTAAATTGCCACTGACTTAcgaaaaatacattgtaaaaaaattgtgatggTACAGGATCCTCGGAGCGCGAGTTCGACATGAACTTGGTCGGTTtcgcgtgccgaaatcgcatggtcagggtcggagcgcggggcccccccaaggcgcggggcccttagcatatgctttttctgctgttcggttaatccgccactggttGAACAGGTTCTAGGAATGTCTAAACGAAAAATAAGgttaatattgaaaattacaaACTTTTTCGAGAACGGGAAATGGCGGAAACAAAATTCATAATGAATTTGGTTTCCAAAAATATTAGTTAAATCAAATAGGTAAGTGATTTTTGTTATAGAACATATCATATCACTGCGacgtacctatttttaaaacctgCCTAAGCAAGAAATCTCCGACCTTTTTACCTCTACGTGTGAGAAACTTGGATTAGAGAGAATCCTCTACAAGCGAAAAAATATTCTAACCCCTTGAGCTCTCACTTATTCAGGTTTgactgtatattatattttaaatattcatacttacaataggatGCGCAGTCGCGCTGACTAGCGCAGCCACTAATAGCACAAAGTACAGCGTGGACATTATGCAACAATACCAACTTGGCGCTGATTTGTCAACAACTAAAGTAAATAGCCGCTGCCCGCTTGTTTTATACCAAACCAAGCATTCCCGTTACTGATGACTCGATAGAAACAAGTTCTTGGAAAACCAGCGTAGCACGAGCTTGATGTCCATgaaaatattatacctatattagattttattatgattgtttacattgtaattagcttacaatagttatttgttttgcaaggggcaaagttattgtttaaccgctcttgtcaatattgatacccgatACCTGATAGCCAagtagcacagtcggattaggaccaacctcgaaatctctggaacagttaTGTTCCTCCTAGTAACAtaattcctcgaggtccccaaatgtgaaatggtgtgggcatgaaaaagggacctttaatttacatacataccaaattttatgactgttctagtaaataaaataaaaaaattgaaggaactgtcatagggatcatcattcgacgcgcGAGGTTATAGTCAATTAAGCTTTATAATATCGGTATGTATTtgcaaatacatataaatatcatattaatatcgacgaccggtctggcctagtgggtggtcactaccctgcctacgaagccgatggtcccgggttcaaatcctggtaagggcatttattcgtgtgatgaacatggatatttgttcctgagtcttgggtgttttctatgtatttaagtatttataaatatttatatattatatatatcgttgtctaagtacttgtgggacttagtcaatttgtgtaataatgtcccataatattaaaatatatatatatatatatacttatgtatacatatatggaTAAATATACATATCTTAGATATAGATTTAGTGTAATCGTTTATTTATATCGTTGATATTTACGGACATTTACTTCCCACAATAAGtttataggtataggtacattttaaacaatgGAATCGGCTATTATAGTTAAATAGATGGTTCGATTATGTTTTGATTATTGGTTGGCAACCGCACATTTTAAACTCCCATAAACATTGTAAacatatgtaggtaggtataagtaTGGAAGGGAgctaaggaatacaatctccaatggcagaactgttgcaagtgtctaGCTGTcatctataaataatagttccaaattaagtagcgctagagtagctaagaacgtaggcgttattgacggagtgaaataCGCTGtctattatttgaatttttttttaagtattctaggtattgtagcgccacctatttaaggttttttgacggacactttttggtacatggagattctattccttacctctctctaccttccatagtataGAGGTACATTTGATTGCGAATCTTTTCATCTtcttatacttatattttcttAGTATCCTACGGCCTCCTGCGTAACCAAGCAGGAGGACCAGGGTTCAAATCTCGGTAAGAGCTTTGTGTGCTAGTCTGTTCTAAGCGAGGCACAGCTCCATAGTATCACAGCCATACTAAAGAAGAGACGACTGAGGTGGCTTGGGCATGTGTATCGAATGGAACGGACTCGTTTGCCACGTCAAATCCTGCTAGGGGAGGTTGCAGACGCAAAAAGACTGGTCGGGCGGCCAATGCTGCGCTTCAAAGATTGCGTCAAGCGTGATATGGTTACTTTTAATATCACATGTAACCAATGGCAAAAACTGGCCGAAGACCGACCCGTATGGCGTCGTGCTATTCACGATGGTCAAGCCACACACGACGATGCCTGGTTTACCTCTTTAAGAGAGAAACGTATGaggcgccacgagcaggcctccaaccctcgcccacctgggcaagcatacacctgccgcgtgtgtggacgtgggatcctctctcgcatagggctatacagccacgaacgcaagtgtcgttaccaggatgctgcttaaaacatctcacgCAGATGAAAAGGCCTGTTATAtaatggccgccatcttgaatatcTCACTTCCGGTCAAGATCTCGATTGGGCAACCGGCAAATTCGGATTCAGCGGGGTCAAATTAGGTAAAAAAACCTGGTTACCAAAAAGTAAT of the Cydia pomonella isolate Wapato2018A chromosome 19, ilCydPomo1, whole genome shotgun sequence genome contains:
- the LOC133528605 gene encoding uncharacterized protein LOC133528605 is translated as MSTLYFVLLVAALVSATAHPIEESKVKRQVPGGEQLQDPNDPKYKELAQESFEKYRVTNPGGQIDVKDLKVTRVTRQVVGGFKTRIDFTVTPANGDIITCHSEILEQAWLNKKEIDVNCNVNQQKSKVKRQIPGGETEQDPNTEKYKKLAQESLEKFSETNPGGPIKAKQIKVTKVTSQVVSGLITRLTFTVEPANGEEFTCHSKVWEQSWLNKKEIDVTCDLKG